The segment aatcattttattatgAATAATAGTTTTATAGACATGATGTTAGAGCATCATCTCCTACTAGTGACACACTGCATCGTATTATGAAAAGTACATATAATGGTCCCAATTAATCTGTTTAGTAACTGTAGACCATCACAAAATCTTGAGACTACATTGTAGTCTACCAAATAGCAAATAAGGTTTAATTCAAAGATTGGTGTCCATCCTCACACTAAACACTTGGGTCATATTCATAAAGACAGTCGGAGGTGGAAGTATCCCAAAACGTTacgagaaatgatatgtctataacattttcacaacatctTTTCAATAAATCTTATGTGGCAAGCTGTTacagattgttattagtaagatggaaaaataatttcagtggtagcttcaaattagaattaataacaatcaaccacttataatttgttataaaaatattgtaaatatagcACTTCTCAAATGTTACATATTATTATCAATGATGATTTATTCCCCTTCCCAATTATGGGAtcattccccaaaaaaaaaaaaaaaaaaaaatgatgggagGGTGCCACGTTGGCCATTTCTTCTCATAAAACTAAAATGACACAGTCATTTCTCTCCATCATTAATAGCAGGAggtcacaactcacaaccaGTTCagctactctctctctctctctctctctcttggtaaAAAACAAGTTAGGAAAGATGAGGTTGCTAAATTGAAACACACAATGTATTTTAGGCAACCCCTCAATAATAACTGTCAATAACCGTTTTTCCCAACACCAATGTGGTTCCttcaaaccaaaccaacaaAACAATATACCCACCACCAACTTCTCCTATGCATGCCAATATCTCACCCTTtgttctctctctgtctctaaTGGCCAATGCGGTGGTTTACGCCCTCATAGCCACCGCCTTCTTCATCATCATGGTATTCTCTCCCTCCAGACAACATGGTCGTGATCATCGTGGCCTAAATCGCCGCCTAGGCTACGAATTCCGGATCACAAATTTCGACCCTCTAGTCAGCAAGTTGGAAAGATTGGCTGAAAATAGGGGACAAGAAGACCCCATTAATAGTACTACTTCTTCCTTCAATTTTGAAAACAGTTCCTTTGTGGATGAGGTTGACGATGCATATGAATATTTTAGTGAaggaaaattaaatacaaccttAAGGTTGTACATTTTGTTCCCTTTGATAGACAAAGCACCAACCGATGGGGTGGTTAGTTTCAAGGAGCTAGAGGCTTGGTTTGAATATCAAGCACATCAGAGATTGATTTATACAACACAGAAAGAGATGGCATCGCGCGACAAGGACGTGGATGGGGCCATAGCTTTCAATGAGTATCTACCTcagttttttaaagaagataTAGGTacttaagagtttttttttttatt is part of the Quercus robur chromosome 9, dhQueRobu3.1, whole genome shotgun sequence genome and harbors:
- the LOC126699505 gene encoding uncharacterized protein LOC126699505 — translated: MHANISPFVLSLSLMANAVVYALIATAFFIIMVFSPSRQHGRDHRGLNRRLGYEFRITNFDPLVSKLERLAENRGQEDPINSTTSSFNFENSSFVDEVDDAYEYFSEGKLNTTLRLYILFPLIDKAPTDGVVSFKELEAWFEYQAHQRLIYTTQKEMASRDKDVDGAIAFNEYLPQFFKEDIEKNGMGHGEAGWWKEQFDNADIDRSGSLSFDEFKDFLHPEDSGNEKIQKWLLREKIKRMDNDGDGKLNFEEFLDHAYDIYKNYADFESRGADVPTAEEKFAELDVNKDKLLVVEELKPILGYLHPGELTYAKYYTSYLIHEADDNKDGNLSLDEMLNHEHIFYNTVFDESKEDYDDDFHDEL